The nucleotide sequence ATCCGAATGGCTTTAATtgcacactacacacacacgcacacgcgcgcacacacacacgcactacCATAGTCACTACAACAAGGTTTCTGTATAGGAGCACATATTGGCTAAAAAGAATACAAACACTCAAGAGAAGTACTTTAAAAAGTGTTCTGACTGTGCTCATTATTCCCATAAACCACATTGTGATGTATTTTTATGGTCTCTTAGGCAACTCTACATGACCACCAGGCCAGTGCGCACTCTTTCTACCTTCCTCtgactatttatttttatgtgccAACTCCAAAATTAACACCAGCCACCTTCCAAATCCCACTCAAATCTGTCGCTGCCAGATAAATACTGCCAAAAACACTTTCAAATCCTCATTCTGCTGAACAAATGATAAACCTGATGAACTGCAGTTTTAAACTGTAGTACAGGGTTATcagaaaagtcaaaaatataactgaatacatcaataaatatttttagaaatattaTTAGctaaaaaagccttttattgttaattttcctcaaaatatTTCCAATTTCTTAATGCTTATATGTTAATAATTAGTTTGTTTGAGAACATCTACAAAATATCAGGTACGACACAGAAGCACTGTGTCTGTGAACTTCCAAGTagtgttagctagctaactttgttagcattagcttaccAGCTAAAATGCTTTAGCTTCTGTTAAAAGAGTTTATACAATGATGCTACAGCAGTATGCAGTTTAGAATACGGTTGATAAACATTACATATGTTAGCTAGATTAGTTTTATGATGTAAGTTAGCTGCAGCTAGGTAGCTAGCTGAGATGACTGGTGCTCTGTGCCTTAGTTATCAGTATTTTTAGGTAAGCTAGTCACACAGTCCTCTCAATCACTCCAGTGATgttacacatgaacacacacatacacacacacaccctagaCCAACTGTTGACCTGGACATATGTGGACATGTCCATCTCATTACTATACAAGTGTTAGGAAAATCTAAAACATGgtgaagaaaatggaaaatgttgcTCTAAATAGGAAAtagataaatgattaaatgtgtgCCAAGACCTCCAAAATAGAAAAACTAAGGTTTATGCTATACTTTAGTTTAATTATGTATTAACAGTGTTATTTATTGAACGATTCAATCATATTTCTGACTTTTCTGATAACCTTTTactacattttgtcagttttggggCTACATACATGTGAGTAGGAAAATTCAGGTCACAACAGCATCAGTTACTGTGTTATGCCTAAGCAggtgaaacaaaacatttatttgaatagTGAGTACAAGACATGGctgaaattattggtacccttacattttattaaagtaATGCACCATTCGCCCTGAACAGTGTTTTATGGtcaatgcatgtctatgtttggttttcagtggaactaataactgaattcatgtttattctacaaagacattctaaaatagcctggacaaaattattagtaccctttagaagttataagaaataattgatttgtagtgatactttaaggagattattgtgttttaattagtatcacagtAGTTTTCAATATTATAATCACTCAcgcagccagtttaaaaggagaaaattactcactctgctgttttgtgccactgtgtgcattagagctttttggtaaatcacaccaactctatgtttacagaagaaaaaaatgaagccttcaaagaaaagaacatcaCGTCTGccgtgaaacatggaggaggctcagaAACTTGCAGTAGGGAAACggcacccatcaaacctgagagaactgcaGCCGTTTAGTCAAGAAGAGTGAgctgaactaccagtggagaagtgtagaaaccttattcagagttacagaaagtgcttgactgcagttattgcttccaaaggctgtgctacaaaatattaagttaagggtacAAATAGTTTTGgccaaataatataaaataatatgttaatttgtaatttgtaaataaaagcaaagtttcagttatattcaatgtgaaataaagaaagatggataccatatacttctgtcagtttcaacttaatacagagaaaatttagtTCTACCAATATTTTCAGCCACGTCTGTATGTACACTTCTTATATCTGTCTCACCTTGATGGTCTGATAGGAGCCGCTGTACAGGTGGTTCTGCGAGGCGACCAGTGCTCTAACCCAGTGATTCAGACCAGTCAGCTCCTTCTTCAGCTTCAGCTCCGTACCCACGATGTCCCAAAcctacacatacatacaagatTCATGGATATAATGAgaactgaaactaaaaaaaactttactgACTTCAAACGCCATATGCTTCAAGCAGCATAGTACTGATTATAATTAGTGCGTTCACCgtctttttaaatattggaCACATAAACTTGCAATAAGTCATCAACATCAACGGACCACACCAGAAACTGGAACGAGAAGCTCATTTTTTAACTAGTATACACACTCACGAAAGTATgcgcacacacagatacacacacacacacacggagacacacacacacatggagacAGAGTACACTGAGCAGAGATGGGGTGGATAACAGATGCGGTGAAAACAGTAAAGTGCATGATGTCACTGAGCTGAAATAGAAAAAAGCTGTGAGATGAGAGGAGGCAGAATAGAGTTGAGTAAGAAAGGAAAGTCCCTGTGTAAGAGcactgacatcacacacacatacacacgtacacattcatcccctcctcctctctcgtTCCtatgtaaccatggcaacaaagACAAGGCTACAGCCATCGCTCCATAGTGTTCTCCTCTCCAGTCCACGTCTCCTCGTTGAGCCACATTTTTACACTCTCTCTGAGTGAAAAGCCATCTTGCAGGTCACTACTTAGCAATTACACTTAAACTCCTGACTTTAGCAATTCTGTGGATATAGAAATAGATTTCTCTCTGTAGATActtacatttatatatacacatttacagatATCTGCACTGAAGCCTGTGCAgaaagttttaaaacaacataaactgaGTGATCCTACGTGAGCGTAGCTGTACCTTAATGGCCTTGAGGGAGCCGCTGAACAACATGTTGTGGGAGGAGACCAGTGTACATACAGGGTTGTCATGGGCACGGATCGTATTGACTTTCTGCAGGGTCTGGATGTCCCACACCTACACAGGATGCAgcacaaacaagacacaaacacaatttctACGGCGTTCGCGAACAAATGAAACTTGGTATTGTGGGAGTCCACCCTTACAACGAGGACATGAGGAGGTGAATGATACTTACGATGATGGTGCAGTCTGCAGAGCCACTATATAGGCGGTTTctatggaaacaaacaaaaaggaaaagataTGGCTGAGTCACGCTTTGTGGAAGGGCTAGTCGTTCTCAGCTGACATGTTTATGTGAAGGTGTGAGTTGTATTACCCCTGGATGCACAGCGCCAGTACGATACCATCATGACCCTCCAGGGTTTTCTGACACTTGTAGGTGGTGCAGGTGTCCCACACCTGAGGGGACAAGAGGAGATGCAgatgaaaaagctgaaaacCTGCACAAATGTATAggtatatttgtgtttgtacatCTTTAGGGCTCATTCTGAAgctatttttcacttttaaagctttataaCACTTGTAAAGTCTTCTAACACTAACTGTATTAGCGTTTCTTTAGATTTAAACAAATCTATAATTCTAGATACAAAACAGGGTTGTGGGTGGACGTTATTAGATTCTTTCTGGAAGAGGGTGGGTGAAGGCCACATTCAGACCCAAAATAGCACTGcgtcaaaaaagaaaaaaaaagaaaagaccaCAAGGGGTTGtgtggtgtgggtgtgttgctTCATGTATGGGGGAGACGATGAAATGCAGGAAAGTCCAGTCTGACTAATACGTCCATGAGTTTGAAGGCCCTCCACTCAACAGTCAACAGTGGGTGTCAACAAGGATGAACAAGGATGCTGCCGGCCTTAAGTCCTGTGTgcgtactgtatgtgtgagttgAGTTGGTGTTACCTTGATTGTCTTATCTGAGGATCCAGAGAAGAGCAGGTCTCCAGTGgagtagacacacagacaccagaCGGGACCCTGGTGGCCAACAAAAGTCCCCTTACACTTGAAGATCTGCTGGGGGTCGTAcgctacacacagacacagagaggggaaagactgaatatgcttttttttcttttttttttcactggaaACTGAACGAGAGTAGAGTGTAAAtgacagtgaaatatttaaggaaggaggaagaaggaagaaacagacagaggtTGGTGAAAGATGGTGCGTGGGAGCAAGATAAAGAAAGCTAGAATTTGcatttcaaaatcaaaaaaaaaaaaaacaaaaaaaaaaactttagagATTAAATCATTCAAAACTTGACATGCTCCAGTTCTCGGGAAAAGGGTTTCACAAATGCTTTCCTCTACAGAGAGAGGTGAAAAGTAATGACGAGAGAAAGgaagacaggcaggcagacacaAAAATAAGCCGAGATATTTACAGCCCAGGATTCCCATGTTGAGCCTGGCGTTGATATGGGACAACTCatcctgcagaaacacacacaatagatTTGGGGATTTGTTCTTTTATAATAACCAATCCGATCATTTTTTTGCGGGCTACCTAATTCAAACTTTTATTCTcatatttatacacacagaTGCACTCGTACAcgtgtgtctgtctcttttaAAAGTGCGCACTTACGTTAAGCATGGACGCGTCTCTACGGAATTCCATCAGGTCCTCGCTCAGTTTACTCTGGTTCTCATCCAACACATCTGaaatacacacaggcacaaacatgaaacaacaacaacaacaacaacaacacacaatcAAGCTGCTGTATTCCAGCTGGGTGGCCCATTAGGGTTATAAAACTTTCTCCTGTCAATATTTCCTGTCAATATTTCTCCATCAGCAGCCATGTGGTCCTGAGCTCTTCTTATAAGTGCAGTGGAGTGCAGGAATGAGATGTGATCTGATCAGGTTCTTTCCCTGCCAAGACCGATATCCAAGCTCAAGGTATCATCTGATCCTAATCCAATACCAATCCAATACCAGCGCTCTTTCCTtccaaaatgtaaaatcctTTAAACCTCTGTGTTGAAGTGGTTGAGATATATGACAGCTGATGTAACTACAGTTCATTTCTACTTCAAGTATAAGTCATTAAAAGGCATTTATTGTGAAACACATGCAGGAAGTAACTGTGGTAGCATGTGACTATGAATGTGACTTTGTTTCACAGATGCTGCTTTGTTTGATATTTGGGTAAAGTGAACCAAAACCAGaagtataaaaagaaaaaattatattacaaaaaaaggagaagcaGGCGTAACCTGTTCCAAACAGAAGCCTGTGTAGGTAACAAGACACTAATAGTTGGCTCGTTTGGTGGAATAAGCAGGTAAAACTGAATAATGTCTTTCACTACTTACCGAATTTGAGCTCAAGGTTTTTCTCTAGTTGATCTAATTTCTCAGACAGTTTGCCTAACATGGAGCGCAGGAAAGCAATATCTTGGTCCTTCTGGGCCAGAGTCAGCTGCATCTCATGGAACCTAACACATACAGGTAGATCAGAGACAAGGAGTTAACCAACAGAAACAAATCAGCTGAACACATATTTGGATATTTGATCACATACGGTTGTCTTGAATTTGTGTTTACGATCAACAGCTTCACTTTCTATGTGTACAGTTGTAGTAGGTCTGCTCACCTGTCATCAGTCTGCTGCAGAAACTCCTTCAACCCTTCAAATTTACACACCTCCAGGTGTGTTTCATACGTGTCCTGGTTACCGATGAACGTGCAGCTGTCAGGGAGGAGAGCCAGATTAATAGAAGGTAAAGGAGTGTGTTATACATGAATAGAAGACCGAGACTGACTTcacaaacaaagagacaaaaacagtgACTGCAAATGAGCAAGAGATGGAATACaaacaatatgtgtgtgtgtatgaaatgtaGATATAATAAAGACAAAGTAAAATAATCTGTCAACATGTGTGTTTTAGGACTCACCCATATTTAGAGTGGGGACACTTGATGTGCTCACATTCTTTGAGGTGAGCCTCCAGGTTCATGGTGAGCAGCGGGGGGCAGGAGGGGTTGTTGGGGCATCGGACTGGCCTGTAGTCACAACTGGCCTCATGTTCTCTGCAGAGACACAGTGAGTTggggtgaggagaggagaagcagTGGAAATACAACATTAAATCTGATCCTTATCTTTACTCCTTACTTGCGTGTGGACAGTTTGATGGTGAACGGGCAGCCCAGTGGATCCACCTCGTACGCTCCTGGCTTCCCAGCCACCGTGGCGGGGGAAGCTCCGGCTGCGCCTGCACTGCTGGCTGTGGCCCTGCAGCCGTATTTACAGTGAACAAACAGCTCTCCGATCTGCTCGGCAACCGCAATGTTGTTCACCACAACCGTTAGCTTAGCCGCATCCACTGGGCACTTGTCTGTGAGGAGTAAAACATTAATATGAGGTTATAATACAACTACAGCCCTAGCTCTGACACATCTAGATGGAACGTAGACATTATAAATGTCATTAGTGCCAGCTGACAAGTACAAATGTGCACCTATACATTGAACCAttactttcacacacactgtgttaaGTCTCACCTGAAGTCAAGGCACATCGTCTGCAGAAGGTGTGCTGAGGACAGAAGACAAACAGGTGGGATGAAATTTTATGTccacatattttatttcttcttattATATTAAGTTTTAACACCACTGACTGTTCGCTAAGTCCTGCACCCTTTAGTTACTGATGCTACGCCTGTCAAACATTTCATTCTCACATAgcacatatgcagtttacagtgaacAATGACTTTATATGAATTCTTCTCATTTTTTGGAAATCATAGGTCCTTAAATTTAGATAAAAGTAGACATGTCTGAttgctgaaatgacaactgttgaTGGCAGATcttatcagctgtagctagctagctaattatcCTGAGCTCCATTAGCTCCATGAGTTGGTTTGAAAACAAATTAGAAACTAGTTAGCTGGACATGCTAAATTTGCTGCTTACATCAGAGCACAAAACGGACATGACACACACTGCTTCAACATGTTGAGAAATCCAAGGCTGCAGTGCCTAGTTacggttgctaagctatgactGGGTAATTACTGTTCGGGGGGAGGGGTTTAGCAAAATGTCAATTATAATCTGCCTATGATGGATCATCAAATGTAGCCTATCAAGGGGAATTTCACATATTTCTGAAATGGGAGACACATTTCAATGCACTAATTGTTCATATAAAacctttataaaaatgtttttttaaatatatgcatGAGCAGAGtttgaaataaagacagaagacagaaggCAGAGAGATAGAATGAAGGTGGACAGATGGAGGAGCGGGTGGAGAGGACAGAAGTAAACTTACCCCACATGTGGTGATGACGGGGTCCTTGAAGACGTTACAGCACAGCTGGCAGCACAGTTTTACTGACGGCTGTTCAGCAAACACCTGGGGCTCctacacacaatcacacacaccgATTCCTTCATTTACTCAGTTTGTGGTGTGGTTTCAGCTCCAAAACTATCttataactgtgtttttatatgtttaagtgtttgtgtatgtgcatgtatttaTGAATGCATATGTTTACTGCtctatatgtactgtatg is from Thunnus maccoyii chromosome 18, fThuMac1.1, whole genome shotgun sequence and encodes:
- the traf7 gene encoding E3 ubiquitin-protein ligase TRAF7 isoform X2, with product MEASFGPAFSAVPAGAKEGSSTYKQHRRTPSSSSTLTYSPRDDDDGMPPIGTPRRSDSAISVRSLHSESNMSLRSTFSLHEEEEDTEPQVFAEQPSVKLCCQLCCNVFKDPVITTCGHTFCRRCALTSDKCPVDAAKLTVVVNNIAVAEQIGELFVHCKYGCRATASSAGAAGASPATVAGKPGAYEVDPLGCPFTIKLSTRKEHEASCDYRPVRCPNNPSCPPLLTMNLEAHLKECEHIKCPHSKYGCTFIGNQDTYETHLEVCKFEGLKEFLQQTDDRFHEMQLTLAQKDQDIAFLRSMLGKLSEKLDQLEKNLELKFDVLDENQSKLSEDLMEFRRDASMLNDELSHINARLNMGILGSYDPQQIFKCKGTFVGHQGPVWCLCVYSTGDLLFSGSSDKTIKVWDTCTTYKCQKTLEGHDGIVLALCIQGNRLYSGSADCTIIVWDIQTLQKVNTIRAHDNPVCTLVSSHNMLFSGSLKAIKVWDIVGTELKLKKELTGLNHWVRALVASQNHLYSGSYQTIKIWDIRSLECVHVLQTSGGSVYSIAVTNHHIVCGTYENLIHVWDIESKEQVRTLTGHVGTVYALAVISTPDQTKVFSASYDRSLRVWSMDNMICTQTLLRHQGSVTALAVSRGRLFSGAVDSTVKVWTC
- the traf7 gene encoding E3 ubiquitin-protein ligase TRAF7 isoform X1; protein product: MEASFGPAFSAVPAGAKAEGSSTYKQHRRTPSSSSTLTYSPRDDDDGMPPIGTPRRSDSAISVRSLHSESNMSLRSTFSLHEEEEDTEPQVFAEQPSVKLCCQLCCNVFKDPVITTCGHTFCRRCALTSDKCPVDAAKLTVVVNNIAVAEQIGELFVHCKYGCRATASSAGAAGASPATVAGKPGAYEVDPLGCPFTIKLSTRKEHEASCDYRPVRCPNNPSCPPLLTMNLEAHLKECEHIKCPHSKYGCTFIGNQDTYETHLEVCKFEGLKEFLQQTDDRFHEMQLTLAQKDQDIAFLRSMLGKLSEKLDQLEKNLELKFDVLDENQSKLSEDLMEFRRDASMLNDELSHINARLNMGILGSYDPQQIFKCKGTFVGHQGPVWCLCVYSTGDLLFSGSSDKTIKVWDTCTTYKCQKTLEGHDGIVLALCIQGNRLYSGSADCTIIVWDIQTLQKVNTIRAHDNPVCTLVSSHNMLFSGSLKAIKVWDIVGTELKLKKELTGLNHWVRALVASQNHLYSGSYQTIKIWDIRSLECVHVLQTSGGSVYSIAVTNHHIVCGTYENLIHVWDIESKEQVRTLTGHVGTVYALAVISTPDQTKVFSASYDRSLRVWSMDNMICTQTLLRHQGSVTALAVSRGRLFSGAVDSTVKVWTC